From one Bradyrhizobium sp. Ash2021 genomic stretch:
- a CDS encoding acyl-CoA dehydrogenase family protein, with amino-acid sequence MDFNLPADLVAYLDELDRFIAREIKPLEEADDNIRFFDHRREWARTDFDKGGLPRHEWEALLRKAKNLADAAGHLRFAIPKRYGGKDGSNLWMAVIREHFAAKGLGLHNDLQNEHSIVGNLPIVTMLDRYGRDDQKAMIDGSITGKYRITFGLTEPEHGSDATHMETRAVPATRDNVKGWIINGQKMWTTGMHVATHCALFARTSGNDGDARGITCLLVPAKAEGVKVEEYMWTFNMPTDHPRVSFTDVFVPDDALFGEVGRGLSLAQCFVHENRIRQAASSLGAAVYCINESVKYARERKPFGKALSENQAIQWPLVELATQAEMLRLLIRKTAWEMDQLTQAQVEHTLSDKVSMCNFWANRLCCEAADRAMQVHGGMGYSRHKPFEHIYRHHRRYRITEGSEEIQKRKVAGFLFGYMGAGKH; translated from the coding sequence TTGGATTTCAACCTGCCGGCTGACCTCGTTGCCTATCTCGACGAACTCGATCGTTTCATCGCGCGCGAAATCAAGCCGCTGGAAGAGGCCGACGACAACATCCGCTTCTTCGACCATCGCCGCGAATGGGCGCGCACCGATTTCGACAAGGGCGGCCTGCCGCGGCATGAATGGGAAGCGCTGCTGCGCAAGGCGAAAAATCTCGCCGACGCCGCCGGCCATTTGCGCTTTGCGATCCCGAAACGTTACGGCGGCAAGGACGGTTCCAATCTCTGGATGGCCGTGATCCGCGAACATTTCGCGGCCAAGGGTCTCGGGCTGCACAACGATCTGCAGAACGAGCATTCGATCGTCGGCAACCTCCCGATCGTGACCATGCTGGATCGCTACGGCCGCGACGACCAGAAAGCGATGATCGACGGTTCCATCACCGGAAAGTACCGCATCACCTTTGGCCTGACCGAGCCCGAGCACGGGTCGGACGCGACGCATATGGAAACCCGGGCGGTGCCGGCGACCCGCGACAACGTCAAGGGCTGGATCATCAACGGCCAGAAGATGTGGACCACCGGTATGCACGTCGCCACGCATTGCGCGCTGTTCGCGCGCACCAGCGGCAATGACGGCGATGCGCGCGGCATCACCTGCCTGCTGGTGCCGGCCAAAGCCGAGGGCGTGAAGGTCGAGGAATATATGTGGACCTTCAATATGCCGACCGATCATCCGCGGGTCAGCTTTACGGATGTGTTCGTGCCTGACGACGCGCTGTTCGGCGAAGTCGGCCGCGGCCTCTCATTGGCGCAATGCTTCGTGCATGAGAACCGGATCCGCCAGGCGGCAAGCTCGCTGGGCGCTGCGGTCTACTGCATCAACGAGAGCGTCAAATACGCGCGCGAACGCAAACCGTTCGGCAAGGCGCTTTCCGAGAACCAGGCGATCCAGTGGCCGCTGGTGGAACTCGCCACGCAAGCCGAGATGCTCAGGCTATTGATCCGCAAGACCGCCTGGGAGATGGACCAACTCACCCAGGCCCAGGTCGAGCACACGCTGTCCGACAAGGTCTCGATGTGCAATTTCTGGGCCAACCGTCTCTGCTGCGAGGCCGCCGACCGCGCCATGCAGGTGCACGGCGGCATGGGCTATTCGCGCCACAAGCCGTTCGAACACATCTACCGCCACCACCGCCGCTACCGCATCACCGAAGGCAGCGAGGAAATCCAGAAGCGGAAGGTGGCGGGATTTTTGTTCGGCTATATGGGGGCGGGGAAGCATTGA
- a CDS encoding IS110 family transposase codes for MDQIIRIGMDTSKHFFQLHGVDAAERPVLRRKLRRNEVLAFFAKLPPTVIGIEACGAGHYWARELRKLGHEVKLMAPQHVKAYIKRNKNDGRDAEGLCEAMSRPTMQFVSVKTEEQQAALMLIGVRQQLIARRTQLGNAIRGYATEFGLITAKGLDKLEPLLARIAQEERLPELAREMFAAHGREYARLQAELKAIEARLMAWYRANADSRRLAKIPGIGPIGATALVMKAPDPRLFPSGRHFAAWIGLTPKDHSTAGKTRIGKITRAGDEMLRSVLVAGATAVIQQARKSRGRASPWLLALLARKSPKLAAVALANKIARIAWKLLVTGESYDGARMPDASALAA; via the coding sequence GTGGACCAGATTATCCGCATTGGAATGGATACGTCGAAGCATTTTTTTCAGCTGCACGGGGTGGATGCCGCCGAGCGGCCGGTGTTGCGCAGGAAGCTGCGACGCAACGAGGTGTTGGCGTTTTTTGCCAAGCTGCCGCCAACCGTGATCGGGATCGAGGCCTGCGGCGCGGGGCACTACTGGGCGCGGGAGTTGCGCAAGCTCGGCCACGAGGTGAAGCTGATGGCGCCGCAGCACGTGAAGGCCTACATCAAGCGCAACAAGAATGACGGACGCGACGCCGAGGGGCTGTGCGAGGCGATGAGCCGGCCGACGATGCAGTTCGTATCGGTGAAGACCGAGGAGCAGCAGGCGGCGCTGATGCTGATAGGGGTCCGCCAGCAACTGATCGCCAGGCGCACCCAGCTTGGCAACGCGATCCGCGGCTATGCGACGGAGTTCGGTCTGATCACCGCCAAGGGTCTCGACAAGCTCGAGCCGCTATTGGCGCGGATCGCTCAGGAAGAGAGATTGCCAGAGCTGGCGCGCGAGATGTTTGCGGCGCACGGCAGGGAGTATGCGCGACTGCAGGCCGAACTGAAGGCGATCGAGGCCAGATTGATGGCTTGGTACCGCGCCAATGCCGACAGCCGACGTCTGGCAAAGATTCCGGGGATCGGGCCGATTGGCGCCACCGCGCTGGTCATGAAGGCGCCGGATCCTCGCCTGTTCCCTTCCGGCCGGCACTTTGCGGCCTGGATCGGGCTGACCCCGAAAGACCATTCCACCGCCGGCAAGACCCGGATCGGCAAGATCACCCGCGCCGGAGATGAGATGCTGCGTAGCGTGCTGGTGGCGGGAGCAACCGCCGTGATCCAGCAAGCCAGAAAAAGCCGCGGCCGTGCGTCGCCCTGGCTCCTTGCGCTGCTGGCGCGCAAGTCGCCAAAGCTCGCAGCGGTGGCGCTCGCCAACAAGATTGCCCGCATCGCCTGGAAGCTGTTGGTGACGGGCGAGAGTTACGACGGCGCGCGGATGCCTGACGCATCCGCACTCGCCGCTTAA
- a CDS encoding fatty acid--CoA ligase, which produces MSAAQQLTNLADMVRDRARSRGDAVAYEFEGRETSFAEFDVKTNRVANALIAMGVRPGERIAYLGKNSDIYFELLLGAIKANVVMAPVNWRLAGPEVAFIVADCKAPVLFVGPEFITQVGNIKAQLADVRTVITTEGGAAEWQDFTAWRDAQSGDDPKVPISSKDIAIQLYTSGTTGKPKGAMLSHANFLNLVQTGNEAEKPEWNKWTTDDVSLVAMPIFHIGGSGWGVMSLYHGARGVIAREFDATKVLDFFEQSGITKLFMVPAAMQFVVRQPRARQVDFSRLKYMLYGASPIPAALLKECIEVFKCGFVQMYGMTETTGTIVALPPEDHIEGLDRMRSAGKALPGIELAILDADGKRLPPGEVGEIATRSGSNMVGYWNLPEATAKTLDSDGWLRTGDAGYMDSDGYLYIHDRIKDMIISGGENIYPAEVESAICDHPDVAEVAVVGVPDDKWGEAVKAIVVMKPGKQATSTDIINFTRERIAGFKTPKTVDFIEALPRNASGKILRRHLRDPYWAGKDRQVN; this is translated from the coding sequence ATGTCCGCTGCCCAGCAACTGACGAACCTTGCCGACATGGTGCGCGACCGCGCCAGGAGCCGCGGCGATGCGGTAGCCTACGAATTCGAGGGACGCGAGACCAGTTTCGCCGAGTTCGACGTCAAGACCAACCGCGTTGCTAACGCGTTGATCGCGATGGGCGTCAGGCCCGGCGAGCGCATCGCTTATCTCGGCAAGAACAGCGACATCTATTTCGAGCTGCTGCTCGGCGCGATAAAAGCCAACGTGGTGATGGCGCCGGTGAACTGGCGCCTCGCCGGCCCCGAGGTCGCCTTCATCGTCGCCGACTGCAAGGCGCCGGTGCTGTTCGTCGGGCCCGAATTCATCACCCAGGTCGGCAACATCAAGGCGCAATTGGCTGATGTGCGCACCGTGATCACGACCGAAGGCGGCGCGGCGGAATGGCAGGATTTTACGGCCTGGCGCGACGCCCAGAGCGGCGACGACCCAAAAGTGCCCATCAGTTCGAAAGACATCGCGATCCAGCTCTACACTTCCGGCACAACAGGCAAGCCAAAAGGCGCGATGCTGTCGCACGCCAATTTCCTCAATTTGGTTCAGACCGGCAACGAGGCCGAAAAGCCCGAGTGGAACAAATGGACGACCGACGACGTCTCGCTGGTGGCGATGCCGATCTTCCATATCGGCGGCTCCGGCTGGGGCGTGATGAGCCTCTATCACGGCGCGAGAGGCGTGATCGCGCGCGAGTTCGATGCGACCAAGGTGCTGGACTTCTTCGAGCAGTCCGGGATCACCAAATTGTTCATGGTGCCGGCCGCGATGCAGTTCGTGGTGCGGCAGCCCCGCGCCCGTCAGGTCGATTTCTCGCGGCTGAAATACATGCTCTACGGCGCCTCGCCGATTCCGGCGGCGCTGCTGAAGGAATGCATCGAGGTCTTCAAATGCGGCTTTGTGCAGATGTACGGCATGACGGAGACGACCGGCACCATCGTGGCACTGCCGCCGGAAGACCATATCGAGGGACTGGACCGGATGCGCTCGGCCGGCAAGGCCCTGCCCGGCATTGAACTTGCGATCCTCGACGCCGACGGCAAGCGCCTGCCGCCGGGCGAAGTCGGCGAGATCGCCACCCGCTCCGGCTCCAACATGGTCGGCTACTGGAACCTGCCGGAGGCCACCGCTAAAACGCTCGACAGCGACGGCTGGCTGCGCACCGGCGACGCCGGCTACATGGACAGCGACGGCTACCTCTATATCCATGACCGCATCAAGGACATGATCATCTCCGGCGGCGAGAACATCTATCCCGCCGAAGTCGAGAGCGCGATCTGCGATCATCCCGATGTCGCCGAAGTCGCGGTGGTCGGCGTCCCCGACGACAAATGGGGCGAGGCCGTCAAGGCGATCGTGGTGATGAAGCCGGGCAAGCAGGCGACGTCGACCGACATCATCAATTTTACCCGCGAGCGCATTGCCGGCTTCAAGACGCCGAAGACGGTCGACTTCATCGAGGCGTTGCCGCGCAATGCGTCGGGCAAGATCTTGCGGCGCCATCTGCGCGATCCCTATTGGGCGGGGAAAGACCGGCAGGTGAATTAG
- a CDS encoding SDR family oxidoreductase translates to MFNDQLLAGRRILVTGGGTGLGKSMASKFLSLGAEVHICGRRKSVCDETATELMDLHGGRVVSHGVDIRNSLAVDEMIQSIWTGGPLTDLINNAAGNFISRSEELSPRGFDAVANIVMHGTFYVTHAVGRRWIADKQPGNVVSITVTWVRNGSPYVVPSAMSKSAIHAMTMSLAVEWGKYGIRLNTIAPGEIPTEGMSKRIKPGDEAGARTRAQNPMGRVGTMEELQNLAVFLISGGCDWINGETIAMDGAQALAMGGNFYQLRDWSDDDWTKARDSIKAQNEKDRAARG, encoded by the coding sequence ATGTTCAACGATCAACTTCTCGCCGGGCGGCGCATCCTCGTGACCGGAGGCGGAACCGGCCTCGGCAAATCCATGGCTTCGAAATTCCTCAGCCTCGGCGCCGAGGTCCATATCTGCGGCCGCCGCAAGAGCGTCTGCGACGAGACCGCAACCGAATTGATGGATTTGCACGGCGGACGTGTGGTGAGCCACGGCGTCGATATCCGCAATTCGCTCGCGGTCGACGAAATGATCCAGTCGATCTGGACCGGCGGGCCGCTCACGGACCTCATCAACAACGCCGCCGGCAATTTCATCTCGCGCTCGGAAGAACTCTCCCCGCGCGGCTTCGACGCGGTCGCCAACATCGTGATGCACGGCACCTTCTATGTGACGCATGCGGTGGGCCGGCGCTGGATCGCCGACAAGCAGCCCGGCAATGTGGTGTCGATCACCGTGACCTGGGTGCGCAACGGCTCGCCTTATGTGGTGCCGTCGGCGATGAGCAAATCGGCGATCCACGCCATGACGATGTCGCTGGCGGTCGAATGGGGCAAATACGGCATCCGTCTCAACACCATCGCGCCCGGCGAAATTCCGACCGAGGGCATGAGCAAGCGCATCAAGCCCGGCGACGAAGCCGGCGCGCGCACCAGGGCGCAGAACCCGATGGGCCGGGTCGGCACCATGGAGGAATTGCAGAACCTTGCCGTGTTCCTGATCTCCGGCGGCTGCGACTGGATCAACGGCGAGACCATCGCCATGGACGGCGCCCAGGCGCTCGCCATGGGCGGCAATTTCTATCAGCTGCGCGACTGGAGCGACGACGACTGGACCAAGGCCCGCGACTCGATCAAGGCGCAGAACGAAAAGGACCGCGCGGCACGGGGATAG
- a CDS encoding crotonase/enoyl-CoA hydratase family protein, producing MEQRVSISISDGVADVRLVRADKMNALDAAMFDALVAATGRLAHEKGVRAVVLSGEGRAFCAGLDMGRFAAMKDQGGNGIAGGEKRDLTERTHGQANFPQQAVWGWRQLPVPVIAAIHGVAFGGGFQLALGADMRFLTPDARMSIMEIKWGLVPDMAGTPILASLVRDDILRELTYTGRIFSAQEALSYGLATRICDNPRAAAFELAREIAGKSPDAIRAAKRMLNNLSVDPGPALLAESVEQQKLLGSPNQTEAVRANMEKRAPRFAEAG from the coding sequence ATGGAGCAACGCGTCTCGATATCGATTTCGGACGGTGTCGCCGATGTCCGGCTGGTGCGGGCGGACAAGATGAACGCGCTCGATGCCGCGATGTTCGACGCACTGGTGGCCGCGACCGGACGGCTTGCCCATGAGAAAGGGGTTCGAGCGGTAGTATTGTCCGGCGAGGGACGGGCGTTCTGTGCCGGCCTCGATATGGGACGCTTCGCCGCCATGAAGGATCAAGGCGGTAACGGGATAGCCGGCGGCGAGAAGCGCGACCTGACGGAGCGCACCCATGGGCAAGCCAATTTTCCGCAGCAGGCAGTGTGGGGCTGGCGGCAGCTCCCGGTACCGGTGATTGCCGCGATCCACGGCGTGGCGTTCGGCGGCGGCTTTCAGCTCGCGCTCGGCGCCGACATGCGGTTCCTCACGCCGGACGCGCGGATGTCGATCATGGAGATCAAATGGGGGCTGGTGCCGGACATGGCGGGCACACCGATCCTGGCCAGCCTCGTGCGCGACGATATTTTGCGGGAGCTGACCTATACGGGACGGATTTTTTCGGCCCAGGAAGCCCTGAGCTACGGGCTCGCAACCCGGATCTGCGACAACCCGCGCGCTGCCGCCTTCGAGCTTGCGCGCGAGATCGCGGGCAAGAGTCCGGACGCGATCCGCGCCGCCAAGCGCATGCTGAACAATCTGTCGGTCGATCCCGGCCCGGCGCTGCTCGCGGAGTCAGTGGAGCAGCAGAAGCTGCTGGGCAGTCCGAACCAGACCGAGGCGGTCCGCGCCAACATGGAAAAGCGCGCGCCGCGGTTTGCGGAGGCTGGATAA